A genomic region of Elaeis guineensis isolate ETL-2024a chromosome 9, EG11, whole genome shotgun sequence contains the following coding sequences:
- the LOC105052016 gene encoding vacuolar iron transporter homolog 4, which translates to MARNDTKLTIDGIEDSVPKGDDPNNSQRGQWLRAAILGANDGLVSTASLMMGVGAVKPDAKAMLLSGFAGLVAGACSMAIGEFVSVYSQLDIEVAQMKREQRIKGGGEVEQDGLPSPVQAAAASALAFSAGAMVPLLAAGFISSYKVRLGVVAAAATVALVVFGSVGALLGRAPVVRSAVRVLVGGWMAMAVTFAVMKIFGSTAM; encoded by the coding sequence ATGGCCCGTAACGACACCAAGCTGACAATTGATGGCATCGAGGACTCCGTACCAAAAGGCGACGACCCGAACAATTCGCAGAGGGGACAGTGGCTTCGAGCTGCCATCCTTGGGGCAAACGACGGCCTGGTCTCCACCGCCTCGTTGATGATGGGAGTTGGAGCTGTGAAACCCGACGCGAAGGCCATGCTGCTCTCGGGCTTTGCAGGCCTTGTGGCCGGGGCATGCAGCATGGCTATCGGAGAATTCGTCTCGGTGTATTCCCAGCTGGACATCGAGGTGGCCCAGATGAAGAGGGAGCAACGGATCAAGGGTGGAGGAGAGGTCGAGCAGGATGGGCTGCCGAGCCCGGTGCAGGCGGCGGCGGCCTCGGCCCTGGCATTCTCGGCGGGGGCGATGGTGCCGCTGCTGGCGGCTGGGTTCATAAGCAGCTATAAGGTGAGGTTGGGGGTGGTGGCGGCGGCGGCAACTGTGGCATTGGTGGTGTTTGGGTCTGTCGGGGCGCTGCTTGGCCGGGCTCCGGTGGTGAGGTCTGCTGTTAGAGTGTTGGTAGGAGGCTGGATGGCCATGGCTGTCACCTTTGCAGTCATGAAGATCTTTGGATCCACTGCAATGTAA